The genomic interval AATACATTAGAGACAGAATGAACTGTCACTTTAGCGGTTCTTCTATCAATCTCGATTTAATAAATACTTTCAGCTTAAAAAACCAATGAAAACGTGTCCTTGCTGTTCTAATACTCTGCTGAGGCATATTCGCAGTCATCAAATCTACTGGTTTTGCCCTCACTGCTGGCAGGAAATGCCGAATTTGGATGCGATCGTCGGACTTTCCCCCCAATACCGCTACCAATTAGAAACCTTATTCAAATCAACTGATAAATCATTGGTAGAGATATAAATCCTATGTAGAGACGCAATACATCGCGTCTCTACGTAAAAGGATCGTCTTAATCTTTAACCTATCGTTCCTTATTTACCCAATCTTCCCCCACCCGGATCGTGAGATCCGATTCCAGGTCGCCTGTAGAGTCAGCTTCAACAGAACCAAAACCCAGACGTTGTTTAAGTTCTGCGGCACCACTCAGGTCACCTTGCTGAACAACAATTTCAGTTTGGGGTTGCCGTTCAGCCCAATCTGGCGCGATCGAAACGTTGTTAAAGCCCAACTTTACTAGATGTTGACGAAGCTGATAAGCAGCATCAGGCTTGCTAGAAGCATTTTGAATGGCGATTCTGAGGGAGGTGGTAGAAGCGGTAGGGTTGGAAGCTTCATCAACGGCAGACACATTAAAGTACTGTTGCATCACGCGATCGCGTCCCACGGGGTCCATAATCCAATAGCTAGCCTGAAACTCTCCCGGCGCACTAAACCGCCCTGGTAGCATGACCATTTTGAAGTTTCCCTGACTGAGCTTGCGCCCTGCGCCCACTAGTGCCAGCAGTTCTTCCGTACTGAGATTCGTATCAATATATTTCTGCATTGACGAAATCAGCCCTGGCAGGCGTGGAATCACCATTGGATTGGTGAGTTGTTTAAGCAACGCCTTCATCAACATTTGTTGCCGCTGCACCCGTCCAATATCCCCATAGTCATCATGCCGGAAGCGGGCAAACTGCTCTGCCTGGTCACCGTTTAGGGTTTGCAGCCCAGGAGAAAGGTTGATCTTTAGCTTTTGAGTTTGATCGGTATAGGACATGGGTTTAGGAACGTAAACCTCAACCCCGCCCAGAAGATCCACCAGTTCTCGAAATGCTTCTGTGCTGACCCGGACGTAGCGATCGATCTGGACGCCATTCAGGGTGTTACTAACGGTGGTCGCAGCCAGTTTGGGACCCCCTTCAACGTTGGCATCGTTAATCTTCACCACCCCAATGCCAGGAATATCAACCTGGGTGTCTCTAGGAATGGACAACAACTTAACGGAATCGTCCTGGGGGTCTAACCGCACCAGCAACATCGTATCGCTGCGTCCGTCGAAAATAGATTTAGAGTTTTGAGCCGCTCCCGGAACCCGGTCAATCCCCATGACGAGAATGTTTACAGGACGGGCGATTTGATACTGTAACCCGGTTTGCCAGAGGTCGTCGAGCGATCGTTCCTGCTTATTATTGTGGAATGCCAACCCAGTGGGTAGAGGAATCAGTAACGCCGCCGCTAACCCCAGAGTGGTTGAAGCTGCAACCAGGCTTGTCAAAATTACTCCCCGCAGTAACCATTTAATGGGTGATTGATTTTTGGGAGGAGGAGGGGCGATCGTGGGTGGAACCGAATTTTTTGAACTTGGGTTGGAACTCCCATTACGTTTTGGCTGTCCTGACCCTTTGGATGGTTGGACTTTGGAACGGCTCTCGATTTGTGTCACTGCCTCAACACCTCTTAACTGCGTCTAACTCAACTGCGTTTAAGCAAATACAACCCATTTGCCCCGGTTTCGGATCAAGCTTCGGTGATTATAGCGTGAGCTTGTCAATTGCCTAGTCTACAGGTGGACAGAATTGTATCGATTTCTTTCTATCCTTCGCGTTAGAGATACTCAGGTTCATATTTGCTCTGCGCTTGAAACCATTCCCATGCCAGGTTGGTAATCGGTGGGGTATTGTTCACAACCGTCACAGATCACCCAGCTTCTTCAAGTTTTTGACTACGCTTGTATAGCAGGTGATAGGTGTTATCCGATGCCACACCCCATACCCCACATTTCACTCATTCCTCCCCGCTTCATCCCCCATCCCTCATCCCTCATCCTTCCTTACACCCCACCCCCTCACTTCACCCCATCACACAAGTGTCGATCTCTCTCACTCCCATTCGGGTTGGTCTTCAAGGTCTTGTCTGATTGAGGTTTCTGGCTAAGTTGTTTCGATTAAAGGCAATACGGTAATCACCTGAGAAAATCGATCGAAGTCGGCTGTATTGTGAGTTAGAAGATTCTGGACACCATAAGTCTGCATCGTAGCAACGATGTTTGCATCGTGGATTTGTCTGCCACCTGTGGGAATTTGTTCGATCAAAACCAGCAGCCTTTCGGTTACTTCAGGGCTATCCTCAGCAAGATGGAAATGGTCAGTAAAGTAACGAATGTCCGCTGCAAGAGAGGCGATCGGAATTTGCCCGGTTAGATCGCCCGCTAGTCATTGCAGATAGATACTCTCTAAGAACCTGACGACTGAGCCACAGATCAATCCCCTGATCGTTAAACACTTGCAGGCGTTCTACAGCCTGGACATGAAAAGGTGACAGTGCCAAATTCGCATAGACCAAAATGTTTGTGTCAACGAAAACAGCGTTATCACCTGTCACCATAGAGATCTTCTCTGCGGCAAGTGAAATTTGAGGAGACTAGACCAACTGGATAAGCCGAGAACTTTAGGGGTTGGCGCTTCTCTTTTATGACAGGCTGTTCATTAATCACCAGCACGATCCGATGTTGCCCAGGCGTAATGTCATAGGGAATCTGGACAGTCAGGTTGCCGCCAGTTGTAACCGTTGCCGTTGTCTCAATTGTTCGCATCGTTTTGTTTATGTTTAAATGTTCTGTGCATTAGGATAATCCAGATACCGTTAGCCGCCCCTCAATAGGTTCGTACTCATCTTCCAGTAACCAGAGTTGTGCTTCTTCATAGATTGAACTGCTAAATACAGCTTTGTAGCCCTCAGCAGGATCAAATATCTGACAGTTGCCAGTGCGATCGCCCAACAGCACCAGCACATAAGGTGGGGAAAGCATCGGGTCGATCCAGACTTCTGTGAATTCCCAGTTACGCTTCACCATATCCGGTGCGGGGGATGACGTGGTATCGGTTTTCTGCATCGATCTTCACCTCGCCGTAATAAAGGGGAATTTCTATTCCATCAGGAATAAAAGGGACTTTCTGCTCCATTAGGCCGTAGGAGCCATTGGTTTCTATTCTCCAGCAGTTTGCAAAATACGGGTGTAAAGAGAACTGTTAACACGGAAGCCAGCTTGATTGATCAGATTATCTAGCAAAGGTTTCACTGCTTGAATCAATCCTGGTTGTTTAGCAATCAGGAGGATACCCAGAAGCCCCGTAATATTGAGTCCAAATCTGGATGCTACCATCCTTCCCTGGTAATCGTCGATTAGCCGTCGATCGGCTGATAATTCGATCGCTAGGACAATTGCTTCAGATTCTCCCGCATCGATTTCTGATCGAAGTTCTTCTACCAGGATTTAGTTTTGTACTGGTTGAGTCTGAATCCATTGGAGCGTTTGAACTTCAATGATTCCCGGTACTGAAAATTCCAAACCTACCATTTCATCATAGACAGCTTGAGGAATGATGATACTGCCATAGAGTTGTTGAACCAGGTTGAGCGGTCCGATCGCTGCCAGGTTGGTGATCGGTGAGGTGTTGCTTACAACGGTCACAAATCACCCAGTTTCTTCAAGTTTGCGACTTCGGCTTCAAAGTCTTCAACATCGTAGTTAACACAGATTCCTCGACTGGCAAGCTCCTGCTGAAACCCAATCAGCGACTTTCCGGCAAGCCGTCGAGCCTTGCCACTGCTGAGTTTCTTTTGCTGATACAGCATGATGGCAATTTCCCGCTTCAGGTCAGCCTCAGTCATCCTTGCCGCCTGAAGAATATCATCAGGAATGACAACGCCCATAGGTTGAATTCTTACTTTTCCCTGAATCCTAGCGCATCACCAGAGAAGTTCCTCTGTCTTCCCCACACCCCACACCCTACACCCCACACCCTACACCCCACACCATCACATAACCCCCTGTCGCTCTCACTCACATTCGGGTTGGTCTTTGTCATCGCTATAATGATGGCAATTCATGTCAGGCAGGGGTTATGGCAGAAATCGTTAGATTGGAGCTTCCACAGGATTTGATTCAGCAAGCGAAAGAAATTGCTGTACTGACGCATCGAAGGGTTGAGGATGTTTTGATAGAGTGGATCGATCGAGGTGCGGCTGAATTGTCGATCGAATCAATGCCAGATGACCAGGTTTTAGCCTTGTGTGATTTACAAATGCAGCCCGAACAACAAGAGGCATTCAGTCATTTGCTGTTTTGCAACCAGGAAGGAGAACTGAATCCAGCAGAAACCCAGCAGCTTGATGAATTGATGCAAGTTTATCGTCGAGGTTTAGTGCAGAAAGCAAAGGCTTTGAAGGTTGCTGTCGAACGAGGGCTGCGTCCGGCTTTAGGTCATGTATAATGCCTCGTCGCTACATTACTCAACTCTGGCTCCAGTGTACTTCCTATCACAGCTACGGCATTACAGAACTTACATTAGCTACCCAGACTACACCTGGAAAGTTTGGACTAACAGCATTGACTAACTTCTCATCCGCAGTGATAAAGGGGCACTGTTCACGCTGACTCAAAGCAAGATACATGGCATCGTAAACATTGTAGGTTACCGCTAGCGAATACGCTGCATCTAGCAAGGTTGCGGTTGGAGTCAACACAAGGTTCAGCGATCGGAAACAATCAATAACTTGCTGAGCATCTGTAGCCGCTAATCCTTGAAACTGTTGCTTTTTCCAGACAATATTGCCAACCTCAGAGTAAATGAGGTCGGGTGCAAGTAAAGTCAGTCCACCAGACTGGTAATGATTCAATAGCTGGCAAGCTTCGACGGAATACGGCTCAACGACAAACCACTTAATAACGACACTACTATCGACAACGATTTTGTCCATCTAACGTGTCCGATCTTCGCGGATGAGGTCAACGCTATCGAGCATTTCACCGTACTTGGTGAATAGTTGCTCTCTAAGAGCAGTGATTTTGCGAACAGTTTCCTGCCGCTGGTGTCGTTCTTCTTCTTGAAGGAGCCACTTTTCCAGCAATTGCTCGATACCAGGCAAGCCATGACGGTGAGCGGTGTCTCGTAACCGGGCATAGAGTCCTTCGGACAAGTTTAAGGTGTGATTCATGGAATTGGTGCTTTTAGACTTTCTGGGCATTCGCAGCTTTGCAGTGGCGAAGAATGATTCATCTAATGGTGGTATATCAGACGTATCGATCTCCTCGTCTGCCATAGCATCAATTCGTTCCCAATCGGTCCTGGAGGAATTGTTCATACTGCTACTATAGAGGTCTTGTATCGGCTAAATAGGAACACGCTGAATTTATCTGGGAGATCTGATTATTCCAACTACTGCCCAAGCCATTACTTGCTTTGACATTTGTCAGCGGTTGACCAATTTCTACTTACCAATTTATTTGGTCCGTTTGGACAGAGGATGCTCAAGATCCAGTTCGGTTTGCTGAAATCTTTGAAAGAGTCCAAAAA from Kovacikia minuta CCNUW1 carries:
- a CDS encoding LCP family protein, with product MTQIESRSKVQPSKGSGQPKRNGSSNPSSKNSVPPTIAPPPPKNQSPIKWLLRGVILTSLVAASTTLGLAAALLIPLPTGLAFHNNKQERSLDDLWQTGLQYQIARPVNILVMGIDRVPGAAQNSKSIFDGRSDTMLLVRLDPQDDSVKLLSIPRDTQVDIPGIGVVKINDANVEGGPKLAATTVSNTLNGVQIDRYVRVSTEAFRELVDLLGGVEVYVPKPMSYTDQTQKLKINLSPGLQTLNGDQAEQFARFRHDDYGDIGRVQRQQMLMKALLKQLTNPMVIPRLPGLISSMQKYIDTNLSTEELLALVGAGRKLSQGNFKMVMLPGRFSAPGEFQASYWIMDPVGRDRVMQQYFNVSAVDEASNPTASTTSLRIAIQNASSKPDAAYQLRQHLVKLGFNNVSIAPDWAERQPQTEIVVQQGDLSGAAELKQRLGFGSVEADSTGDLESDLTIRVGEDWVNKER
- a CDS encoding PIN domain-containing protein; this encodes MIEQIPTGGRQIHDANIVATMQTYGVQNLLTHNTADFDRFSQVITVLPLIETT
- a CDS encoding type II toxin-antitoxin system VapC family toxin; translated protein: MVTGDNAVFVDTNILVYANLALSPFHVQAVERLQVFNDQGIDLWLSRQVLREYLSAMTSGRSNRANSDRLSCSGHSLLY
- a CDS encoding DUF6972 family protein; this encodes MEQKVPFIPDGIEIPLYYGEVKIDAENRYHVIPRTGYGEA
- a CDS encoding DUF3368 domain-containing protein, with translation MVASRFGLNITGLLGILLIAKQPGLIQAVKPLLDNLINQAGFRVNSSLYTRILQTAGE
- a CDS encoding UPF0175 family protein, whose product is MGVVIPDDILQAARMTEADLKREIAIMLYQQKKLSSGKARRLAGKSLIGFQQELASRGICVNYDVEDFEAEVANLKKLGDL
- a CDS encoding type II toxin-antitoxin system VapC family toxin; its protein translation is MDKIVVDSSVVIKWFVVEPYSVEACQLLNHYQSGGLTLLAPDLIYSEVGNIVWKKQQFQGLAATDAQQVIDCFRSLNLVLTPTATLLDAAYSLAVTYNVYDAMYLALSQREQCPFITADEKLVNAVSPNFPGVVWVANVSSVMP
- a CDS encoding DUF6888 family protein yields the protein MPTTAQAITCFDICQRLTNFYLPIYLVRLDRGCSRSSSVC